Proteins encoded within one genomic window of Aquarana catesbeiana isolate 2022-GZ linkage group LG03, ASM4218655v1, whole genome shotgun sequence:
- the LOC141134786 gene encoding olfactory receptor 11A1-like, with translation MNGTRITEIILLGFENLQDFKYFVFFLFLVIYIVTITGNVLIILLVLTSYRLRSPMFFFLGHLSFSDMLLTSNIVPSMLHVILSEGGIVLLGGCITQFFLYGSSATTECLLLSAMSYDRYLAICKPLHYTAIMDLKLCFYLVIICWSLGFAITLIPVFLMQTLWFCGPNVIDHFFCDLGPLLELSCSDASVVKYEVFVFSSLLTVIPFVLITITYVYIFLTILRITSSTGRQKTFSTCSSHLAVVCTYYGALFVMYVVPSRGHSLNMNKVVSLMYTVVTPLFNPIIYSLRNQEIKLVMKKYISVCKKKR, from the coding sequence ATGAATGGGACACGCATTACTGAAATAATACTTCTCGGATTTGAAAACCTACAAGATTTCAAGTATTTCGTTTTCTTTTTGTTCCTGGTCATCTACATAGTGACTATAACTGGGAATGTTCTCATTATTCTATTGGTGTTGACCAGTTATCGTCTTCGATCTCCTATGTTCTTCTTTCTTGGTCACCTGTCCTTTTCAGACATGTTGCTGACTTCAAACATTGTTCCAAGCATGCTCCATGTAATATTATCAGAGGGTGGCATTGTGCTCCTTGGAGGTTGTATTACTCAGTTCTTCTTGTATGGTTCTTCAGCAACCACAGAGTGTCTTCTCCTCTCAGCCATGTCCTATGACCGCTACCTTGCCATATGTAAGCCATTGCATTACACAGCGATTATGGACTTAAAACTCTGTTTCTATCTGGTTATAATTTGTTGGTCGCTAGGATTTGCCATAACTCTCATTCCAGTTTTCTTAATGCAGACTTTGTGGTTCTGTGGCCCCAATGTAATTGACCACTTTTTCTGTGACCTTGGCCCCCTACTTGAATTGTCTTGTTCAGATGCTTCCGTAGTAAAATATGAGGTCTTTGTATTTTCTAGCCTCTTGACAGTTATACCGTTTGTGTTAATCACCATCACCTATGTGTATATTTTTCTGACAATCTTGAGGATAACGTCATCCACCGGCAGACAGAAGACTTTCTCCACCTGTAGCTCCCATCTTGCTGTTGTATGTACCTATTATGGGGCACTGTTTGTCATGTATGTGGTTCCCTCAAGAGGACACTCTTTGAACATGAACAAGGTGGTATCTCTGATGTACACTGTGGTCACCCCATTGTTTAACCCCATCATATACAGCTTGAGGAACCAAGAAATAAAATTGGTAATGAAAAAATACATATCCGTGTGCAAGAAAAaacgataa